The DNA segment ACGAGGTAGTAGTTATTGCTCCGGCTCCGGAGAATCACGGCCGAGGAGAACTCCGCCCAATTTCCCAACCTCCCCCGACTGGTCGGGAGAGGTTTTTCCTTGGGCGGGTTGAGAACCCGGATTTGTCGGAACTTACTTATTATTTTCTTGATGCTCCGGCGGGGAAGTATTCCAAGAAATGGTTTCGGGTAAGCACGCGGTTGTTTAAAGAACTCCACGAAAAGAATCCTTTTGATGCCGTAATTTTACAAAGTATGGCCGGGCAGAGGGTTATTGGTTATTTAAAGGCTAGGAAATTCTCAACCGCCGCAGGAGAAGCCCTTGGGGCTTCTGCAGAACCAGCCCCAGGGGCTGGGGAATGCGGCGGAGAAACATTATTGAAAGAACTTTCCAAGGAAAAAGCCGGCGATTCCCCAAAGTCCGGCTTTAAGACCGGTCCCAAAGCCGGACTTTTTTCCTCGCCGGCTTGCATTGTAATCCAGCACGGGACAATTTTAGGGGAACTTAAAACAAGGTGGAAATCCCTCTGTTCAAATTCGAAATACGATTCGCCGGCCGGCGGACGAAGTCCCAAACAAGTCATAAATTATAAGTTACAGACACAAAAGCATTTAGGGTTTAGAAATTCGGATTTATTTGGAGCTTCAAATTTAGTATTTCGTGTTTTTAATTTGTTAAAGCAGTTGTTATTCTTTTTCTTCAGACTGGTTCCTTACGGAATTAAAATTTATATTCAAGACCAGATTCGCTTGCGGCGCGCGGATAAGGTGATTGCGGTTTCGGACTTGGTTAAAGAATCCTTGGTGAAGGAATACTTCTTGCCGGAGGAAAAGGTGGAGGTTATATATAATGGAATAGAAATTGACAAATTCGAAATACGAAATACGAAATCCAAAATTAGGAAAGAGCTGGAAGTTGGAGAAGATAACAAGGTGTTATTGTATGTTGGGCGAATTGAAAAAGAAAAAGGACTTGGGAAACTGCTCAGAGCAGTTTCAAATATCAAATCCCAATCCGCCGGCTGGCAGACAAATTTCAAATTAATAATTGTGGGGGATGGCAAGTATCTAGGTGAATTAAAAAAACTTGCGGGAGAGCTGGGGATTGCGGACAAAGTAATTTTCACGGGAAAAGTTCCTTATGAGGACGTGCCTAAGTATTACGCGGCGGCGGATGTTTTTGTGTTACCATCACTCAGGCAAGAAGGTTTGCCCATGACATTACCCGAAGCAATGGCCAGCGGGTTGCCTGTGGTAGCTTCAAAAATTGGGGGTATTCCCAATGCAGTGGAAGATGGCAAGACCGGATTTTTGGTCGAACCGGGAAATGTGGAGGAGCTTTCTGAAGAGTTGATTAAAGTTTTAAAGGATGATAAATTGCGGGAACATATAGGTGAAGAAGCAAGAGGTTTGGCAAAAGAAAAATTTAGCCAAGAAAGTATGGTAAAGGAAACGATATCCGTTATCAGTAATTCGATATCCGAAAGAGAGAATGCCTGAGAAAAAGGGTTTTCAAAATTTGGAAGTTTGGCAGGTATGTCATGAACTTATGATAATGGTGTATGATTTTTGTAAGCTATTACCGGCAGAGGAGAAGTATAATCGTATCTCCCAGCTTAAGAGGTCTAGTTCTTCTGCTCCTGCGAATATCGCTGAGGGTTATGGTAGATATTACTGGCAAGAAGCAATCCAGTTTTGTCGTAATGCACGGGGTTCTGTGGAGGAGACCCATAACCATATTATTGCGGCTCAGGATTTAGGCCAATGTTCTCAGGAAGATTGTGAGGAGCTTATCGAACATTGTGAAAAATCAAAAGCGCTTATTAATGGTTATATACGTTTTTTGCGTAAACAAAAGAAGGGACATTCCGAATAACGGATATCGGATACCGGATATCGTATAACATTTAATACAATGCGAATACTACGTCTTGTATATGAGTGGCCGGAACCTTGGGATGGGCTTACTCCCGGACCTTACGAACTTACCAAGGCACAGCAAAGGCTGGGTCACGATATAGTTGTGTTTTGTGGTGGTGGTTTTCGGGAATTGGGGACGATAGAAGAAGATGAAGGAAGACTCTATCAGGCTCATCAGAATGAGCCTTCCAGAGTGACATCTGTTTATAAGAGAGGTCATTCTGGAGCAAGGAGTTCTGACGACGACGCGATAGAATCTTCCTTTGAAAAGACTAGGGAATCGTTCGGTTCCTTGGAGGTATTCCGTTTCCCCCGTGCACTGCGCAAGCTCAGCCTTTTTCTAACCACAGCACCTTGTGTTCTTCTCGGTTATCTATGGCTAAAGCTGACCGGGCAGGGACCGGACATAGTTCACGGGCATGGTCATATAACTGCTTGTTTTAATATTTATAAAGTTTTGTTTGGTTGGTTGGATAAAACTCCTTATATTTTGCATTTGCATATTACTGCTGCGGGGCGAGAGGCTCGTTTAATGGGGCCGGCCCGAGGAAAAACCTCCGGGGTTTCTGCGGATCCAACCCCGGAGGTTGGGGAATCGGGCCGGCCGAGCCCTGAAAAAAACCTTGATTTCTGGACGCGTTATTGGGAATGGCCAATCCACAAATTTTCTGATTGGTTAGGAGTTCGAGTTGCGGATAAAGTAATATGTGTAAGTTCACGCGTGCGGGAAGAGGCTGTTCAATATTACGGGGCAGATACGGAGAAGTTAGAGGTTGTTGAAAACGGCGTCAATGTTGCTGTATTTACCCCCCCGAGTGGGGATTTCGCCGCAGGAGAAGCCCCTGGGGCTTCTTTTCCGCAGCCCCAGGGGCTAGGGAATGCGGCGAAATCAATTCTCTACGTTGGTGCTTTGCAGCCCCGGAAGAATGTCCATCTTTTGATTGATGCCTTAGCGCACCTTCCCCAAGAATATTACCTAACTATTGTGGGAAAAGGTGACAAGGGTTACGAAGAGAGCTTGCGGGATATGGTTAAGGAATTGAACTTAGAAGAAAGGGTTGCTTTCAAAGGTTATATTGA comes from the Patescibacteria group bacterium genome and includes:
- a CDS encoding four helix bundle protein — protein: MPEKKGFQNLEVWQVCHELMIMVYDFCKLLPAEEKYNRISQLKRSSSSAPANIAEGYGRYYWQEAIQFCRNARGSVEETHNHIIAAQDLGQCSQEDCEELIEHCEKSKALINGYIRFLRKQKKGHSE
- a CDS encoding glycosyltransferase family 4 protein, which codes for MRILRLVYEWPEPWDGLTPGPYELTKAQQRLGHDIVVFCGGGFRELGTIEEDEGRLYQAHQNEPSRVTSVYKRGHSGARSSDDDAIESSFEKTRESFGSLEVFRFPRALRKLSLFLTTAPCVLLGYLWLKLTGQGPDIVHGHGHITACFNIYKVLFGWLDKTPYILHLHITAAGREARLMGPARGKTSGVSADPTPEVGESGRPSPEKNLDFWTRYWEWPIHKFSDWLGVRVADKVICVSSRVREEAVQYYGADTEKLEVVENGVNVAVFTPPSGDFAAGEAPGASFPQPQGLGNAAKSILYVGALQPRKNVHLLIDALAHLPQEYYLTIVGKGDKGYEESLRDMVKELNLEERVAFKGYIEYPKLPEIYQIASVFVLPSSYEGLPKVVLEALASGVPVLASGFEIEEKIKGLEFLESLEPGLISDKVQEIVAKGQKVAVEEIQKNYSWDAQAAQIEKIYQSLGVSSSKV
- a CDS encoding glycosyltransferase, translated to MRIAVFIKSTTFNKNYGGLETQNKLLCEGLVEAGHEVVVIAPAPENHGRGELRPISQPPPTGRERFFLGRVENPDLSELTYYFLDAPAGKYSKKWFRVSTRLFKELHEKNPFDAVILQSMAGQRVIGYLKARKFSTAAGEALGASAEPAPGAGECGGETLLKELSKEKAGDSPKSGFKTGPKAGLFSSPACIVIQHGTILGELKTRWKSLCSNSKYDSPAGGRSPKQVINYKLQTQKHLGFRNSDLFGASNLVFRVFNLLKQLLFFFFRLVPYGIKIYIQDQIRLRRADKVIAVSDLVKESLVKEYFLPEEKVEVIYNGIEIDKFEIRNTKSKIRKELEVGEDNKVLLYVGRIEKEKGLGKLLRAVSNIKSQSAGWQTNFKLIIVGDGKYLGELKKLAGELGIADKVIFTGKVPYEDVPKYYAAADVFVLPSLRQEGLPMTLPEAMASGLPVVASKIGGIPNAVEDGKTGFLVEPGNVEELSEELIKVLKDDKLREHIGEEARGLAKEKFSQESMVKETISVISNSISERENA